A portion of the Daphnia magna isolate NIES linkage group LG4, ASM2063170v1.1, whole genome shotgun sequence genome contains these proteins:
- the LOC116920210 gene encoding rhophilin-2 isoform X2, translating into MAHVAILKAHNKAYHRGSDPRAATCRSKLQSKRAKLNQEINKELRLRAGAENLFKATSNKKLRETVSLELSFVNSNLQLLKEQLAVLNSSVEVYQGDQHGGLSHHIPMIPLGLKETKEVPFHDALHEFIEDHYKDKADDYVEAIAELSDLRQAMRTPSRDATGIGLLYEYYNQLYFFERRFFSPERGLGVFFDWFDSLTGVPSAQRTVAFEKACVLFNLGALHTQIGTRLERGTGEGLDGSVDNFLRAAAVFRFIVDNFTNAPSMDLAPQVLEAFILLMIAQARECLFEKLLLSYRGDSAPAQDIDAYLEQAQEAAELSESYHRVYDALSIELVKDYVPDSWIALVQVKSQYYKAMAHQLVGSGLVAGIDGRPLSLKTKETLTFMYSEDERTNGEPNFAGHSTGKPTKEKVSTIIDIRVPKNDAEQLQLGLSHLRESVLLHEESLRLQRMCRDLKKRDHLSTFLRRAHDAALSAYTRALGDDEFGEALDPPPILASTKLQLSFGQPDFGQHPVEDLFRGLGPLTLFSAKHKWNPPRLAHLRKLHDQGFGFSVRGDGPIIIAGVDGGSIADLAGVREGDVIIGIGDVDVKWSTHEEVVSLIKHARNDLSLKLIQPVEKPTQPSKSMMKSMAKTLPGGRGSTSPTSTTSSSSGVSSAASHSLSNTLAGRSSSSKNNSKSCDRIHAIGRNLPGVRRRDKSLDSHVKYRTDAKSSGKGGRSRDRTITGRLSLAADFFNLSLHSSKDRDRTVDSGTSSQTRSTTAGSRLTWNPFRTKSRERQNSHSHQQSHHHAMMALKTPSTPPVSGEVICKNIIMR; encoded by the exons ATGGCTCACGTCGCCATATTGAAAGCCCATAATAAAGCCTACCATCGG GGCTCGGATCCGAGAGCCGCCACATGCCGGTCGAAACTGCAATCGAAAAGGGCCAAATTGAATCAAGAAATCAACAAAGAACTTCGTTTGAGAGCCGGAGCTGAGAACCTTTTCAA ggcgACGAGCAACAAGAAGCtgcgcgagacggtctcgctCGAGCTGAGCTTCGTCAATTCCAACCTGCAGCTGCTGAAGGAGCAACTGGCCGTTTTGAACAGCTCGGTCGAGGTGTACCAGGGCGATCAGCATGGCGGCCTCAGCCACCACATCCCCATGATTCCGCTGGGCCTCAAAGAAACGAAAGAAGTGCCTTTTCACGATGCCCTGCAC GAGTTTATCGAAGATCATTACAAAGACAAAGCGGACGATTACGTGGAAGCCATTGCCGAGCTGTCCGACTTGCGACAG GCCATGAGGACGCCATCGAGAGATGCCACGGGCATCGGTCTGCTCTACGAGTACTACAATCAGCTCTACTTTTTCGAGCGTCGTTTCTTTTCACCCGAACGCGGCCTCGGCGTCTTTTTCGActg GTTTGATTCTTTGACGGGAGTGCCCAGCGCCCAGCGGACGGTGGCCTTTGAAAAGGCCTGCGTCCTGTTCAACCTGGGGGCCTTGCACACGCAGATCGGGACGCGGCTGGAACGCGGGACGGGCGAAGGGCTCGATGGTTCTGTGGATAACTTTTTACGAGCAGCTGCCGTTTTTCGTTTCATTGTCGACAATTTCACGAACGCACCGTCAATGGACTTGGCCCCGCAAGTGCTCGAGGCTTTCATCCTGCTCATGATT GCCCAAGCTCGCGAGTGTCTTTTCGAGAAACTGTTGTTGAGCTATCGAGGTGACTCTGCTCCTGCCCAGGATATCGACGCCTACCTGGAGCAAGCCCAAGAGGCAGCCGAG TTGTCGGAGTCTTACCATCGCGTCTACGATGCCCTTTCGATCGAATTGGTCAAGGATTACGTGCCCGATTCGTGGATTGCGCTCGTCCAGGTCAAGAGCCAATACTACAAGGCGATGGCTCACCAGCTGGTGGGCTCGGGTCTGGTCGCCGGCATCGACGGCCGTCCGTTGAGCCTCAAGACGAAAGAGACGCTGACATTTATGTACAGCGAAGATGAACGGACGAACGGCGAACCCAATTTCGCCGGCCATTCCACCGGCAAACCGACCAAAGAGAAAGTCAGCACCATCATCGATATCCGAGTACCGAAAAACGATGCCGAACAGCTCCAATTAG GTTTGAGTCATTTGCGCGAATCGGTGCTGTTGCACGAAGAGAGCCTGCGGCTGCAGCGCATGTGCCGTGATTTGAAGAAACGCGACCACCTGTCGACCTTTTTGCGACGCGCTCACGACGCCGCCCTCAGCGCTTACACGCGGGCCCTCGGAGACGATGAGTTCGGCGAAGCTCTAGACCCTCCCCCCATTTTGG cGTCGACGAAATTGCAGCTGTCGTTCGGTCAACCGGATTTCGGTCAGCATCCAGTCGAAGATCTGTTTCGTGGGCTGGGTCCGCTGACTTTGTTCTCTGCAAAGCACAAGTGGAACCCTCCCCGATTGGCCCACCTGCGCAAATTGCACGACCAAGGTTTCGGATTCAGCGTTCGTGGCGACGGACCGATTATCATCGCCGGAGTCGATGGCGGTTCCATTGCTGat TTGGCTGGAGTGAGGGAAGGTGACGTCATCATCGGAATCGGTGATGTGGACGTTAAGTGGTCCACACACGAAGAGGTCGTGTCGCTTATCAAACACGCTCGCAATGACCTCTCTCTCAAACTGATTCAGCCCGTCGAGAAACCAACCCAACCCTCTAAG TCAATGATGAAAAGCATGGCCAAAACGTTGCCGGGCGGCCGTGGATCGACCTCGCCCACGTCGACGACCAGCTCCAGTTCGGGCGTGTCCTCGGCGGCGAGCCACAGTTTGTCGAACACGCTGGCCGGAAGGAGCAGCAGCTCGAAGAATAACAGCAAGAGCTGCGACCGGATACACGCCATCGGGCGTAACCTGCCGGGCGTCAGGCGGCGTGACAAGAGCCTCGATAGCCACGTCAAATACAGGACGGACGCCAAATCTTCCGGCAAAG GGGGAAGAAGTCGAGATAGGACCATCACTGGACGGCTTAGCCTGGCGGCCGATTTCTTTAATTTGAGCCTACACTCGAGCAAAGATCGAGATAGGACTGTCGACAGCGGCACGAGTAGCCAAACACGTTCGACGACGGCCGGAAGCCGGTTGACTTGGAATCCGTTTCGGACCAAGAGCCGCGAGCGCCAGAACAGCCACAGCCACCAGCAGTCGCACCATCACGCCATGATGGCCCTCAAGACGCCCTCTACACCGCCCGTTAGCGGCGAGGTCATCTGCAAGAACATCATTATGCGCTGA
- the LOC116920210 gene encoding rhophilin-1 isoform X3, protein MDKLEMVVIRRASYAGSDPRAATCRSKLQSKRAKLNQEINKELRLRAGAENLFKATSNKKLRETVSLELSFVNSNLQLLKEQLAVLNSSVEVYQGDQHGGLSHHIPMIPLGLKETKEVPFHDALHEFIEDHYKDKADDYVEAIAELSDLRQAMRTPSRDATGIGLLYEYYNQLYFFERRFFSPERGLGVFFDWFDSLTGVPSAQRTVAFEKACVLFNLGALHTQIGTRLERGTGEGLDGSVDNFLRAAAVFRFIVDNFTNAPSMDLAPQVLEAFILLMIAQARECLFEKLLLSYRGDSAPAQDIDAYLEQAQEAAELSESYHRVYDALSIELVKDYVPDSWIALVQVKSQYYKAMAHQLVGSGLVAGIDGRPLSLKTKETLTFMYSEDERTNGEPNFAGHSTGKPTKEKVSTIIDIRVPKNDAEQLQLGLSHLRESVLLHEESLRLQRMCRDLKKRDHLSTFLRRAHDAALSAYTRALGDDEFGEALDPPPILASTKLQLSFGQPDFGQHPVEDLFRGLGPLTLFSAKHKWNPPRLAHLRKLHDQGFGFSVRGDGPIIIAGVDGGSIADLAGVREGDVIIGIGDVDVKWSTHEEVVSLIKHARNDLSLKLIQPVEKPTQPSKSMMKSMAKTLPGGRGSTSPTSTTSSSSGVSSAASHSLSNTLAGRSSSSKNNSKSCDRIHAIGRNLPGVRRRDKSLDSHVKYRTDAKSSGKGGRSRDRTITGRLSLAADFFNLSLHSSKDRDRTVDSGTSSQTRSTTAGSRLTWNPFRTKSRERQNSHSHQQSHHHAMMALKTPSTPPVSGEVICKNIIMR, encoded by the exons ATGGATAAATTGGAAATGGTCGTCATTCGACGTGCGAGTTACGCC GGCTCGGATCCGAGAGCCGCCACATGCCGGTCGAAACTGCAATCGAAAAGGGCCAAATTGAATCAAGAAATCAACAAAGAACTTCGTTTGAGAGCCGGAGCTGAGAACCTTTTCAA ggcgACGAGCAACAAGAAGCtgcgcgagacggtctcgctCGAGCTGAGCTTCGTCAATTCCAACCTGCAGCTGCTGAAGGAGCAACTGGCCGTTTTGAACAGCTCGGTCGAGGTGTACCAGGGCGATCAGCATGGCGGCCTCAGCCACCACATCCCCATGATTCCGCTGGGCCTCAAAGAAACGAAAGAAGTGCCTTTTCACGATGCCCTGCAC GAGTTTATCGAAGATCATTACAAAGACAAAGCGGACGATTACGTGGAAGCCATTGCCGAGCTGTCCGACTTGCGACAG GCCATGAGGACGCCATCGAGAGATGCCACGGGCATCGGTCTGCTCTACGAGTACTACAATCAGCTCTACTTTTTCGAGCGTCGTTTCTTTTCACCCGAACGCGGCCTCGGCGTCTTTTTCGActg GTTTGATTCTTTGACGGGAGTGCCCAGCGCCCAGCGGACGGTGGCCTTTGAAAAGGCCTGCGTCCTGTTCAACCTGGGGGCCTTGCACACGCAGATCGGGACGCGGCTGGAACGCGGGACGGGCGAAGGGCTCGATGGTTCTGTGGATAACTTTTTACGAGCAGCTGCCGTTTTTCGTTTCATTGTCGACAATTTCACGAACGCACCGTCAATGGACTTGGCCCCGCAAGTGCTCGAGGCTTTCATCCTGCTCATGATT GCCCAAGCTCGCGAGTGTCTTTTCGAGAAACTGTTGTTGAGCTATCGAGGTGACTCTGCTCCTGCCCAGGATATCGACGCCTACCTGGAGCAAGCCCAAGAGGCAGCCGAG TTGTCGGAGTCTTACCATCGCGTCTACGATGCCCTTTCGATCGAATTGGTCAAGGATTACGTGCCCGATTCGTGGATTGCGCTCGTCCAGGTCAAGAGCCAATACTACAAGGCGATGGCTCACCAGCTGGTGGGCTCGGGTCTGGTCGCCGGCATCGACGGCCGTCCGTTGAGCCTCAAGACGAAAGAGACGCTGACATTTATGTACAGCGAAGATGAACGGACGAACGGCGAACCCAATTTCGCCGGCCATTCCACCGGCAAACCGACCAAAGAGAAAGTCAGCACCATCATCGATATCCGAGTACCGAAAAACGATGCCGAACAGCTCCAATTAG GTTTGAGTCATTTGCGCGAATCGGTGCTGTTGCACGAAGAGAGCCTGCGGCTGCAGCGCATGTGCCGTGATTTGAAGAAACGCGACCACCTGTCGACCTTTTTGCGACGCGCTCACGACGCCGCCCTCAGCGCTTACACGCGGGCCCTCGGAGACGATGAGTTCGGCGAAGCTCTAGACCCTCCCCCCATTTTGG cGTCGACGAAATTGCAGCTGTCGTTCGGTCAACCGGATTTCGGTCAGCATCCAGTCGAAGATCTGTTTCGTGGGCTGGGTCCGCTGACTTTGTTCTCTGCAAAGCACAAGTGGAACCCTCCCCGATTGGCCCACCTGCGCAAATTGCACGACCAAGGTTTCGGATTCAGCGTTCGTGGCGACGGACCGATTATCATCGCCGGAGTCGATGGCGGTTCCATTGCTGat TTGGCTGGAGTGAGGGAAGGTGACGTCATCATCGGAATCGGTGATGTGGACGTTAAGTGGTCCACACACGAAGAGGTCGTGTCGCTTATCAAACACGCTCGCAATGACCTCTCTCTCAAACTGATTCAGCCCGTCGAGAAACCAACCCAACCCTCTAAG TCAATGATGAAAAGCATGGCCAAAACGTTGCCGGGCGGCCGTGGATCGACCTCGCCCACGTCGACGACCAGCTCCAGTTCGGGCGTGTCCTCGGCGGCGAGCCACAGTTTGTCGAACACGCTGGCCGGAAGGAGCAGCAGCTCGAAGAATAACAGCAAGAGCTGCGACCGGATACACGCCATCGGGCGTAACCTGCCGGGCGTCAGGCGGCGTGACAAGAGCCTCGATAGCCACGTCAAATACAGGACGGACGCCAAATCTTCCGGCAAAG GGGGAAGAAGTCGAGATAGGACCATCACTGGACGGCTTAGCCTGGCGGCCGATTTCTTTAATTTGAGCCTACACTCGAGCAAAGATCGAGATAGGACTGTCGACAGCGGCACGAGTAGCCAAACACGTTCGACGACGGCCGGAAGCCGGTTGACTTGGAATCCGTTTCGGACCAAGAGCCGCGAGCGCCAGAACAGCCACAGCCACCAGCAGTCGCACCATCACGCCATGATGGCCCTCAAGACGCCCTCTACACCGCCCGTTAGCGGCGAGGTCATCTGCAAGAACATCATTATGCGCTGA
- the LOC116920210 gene encoding rhophilin-2 isoform X1, translating into MATTATSEPTCKYAKYQTTRSSASATGYFDRPRGSDPRAATCRSKLQSKRAKLNQEINKELRLRAGAENLFKATSNKKLRETVSLELSFVNSNLQLLKEQLAVLNSSVEVYQGDQHGGLSHHIPMIPLGLKETKEVPFHDALHEFIEDHYKDKADDYVEAIAELSDLRQAMRTPSRDATGIGLLYEYYNQLYFFERRFFSPERGLGVFFDWFDSLTGVPSAQRTVAFEKACVLFNLGALHTQIGTRLERGTGEGLDGSVDNFLRAAAVFRFIVDNFTNAPSMDLAPQVLEAFILLMIAQARECLFEKLLLSYRGDSAPAQDIDAYLEQAQEAAELSESYHRVYDALSIELVKDYVPDSWIALVQVKSQYYKAMAHQLVGSGLVAGIDGRPLSLKTKETLTFMYSEDERTNGEPNFAGHSTGKPTKEKVSTIIDIRVPKNDAEQLQLGLSHLRESVLLHEESLRLQRMCRDLKKRDHLSTFLRRAHDAALSAYTRALGDDEFGEALDPPPILASTKLQLSFGQPDFGQHPVEDLFRGLGPLTLFSAKHKWNPPRLAHLRKLHDQGFGFSVRGDGPIIIAGVDGGSIADLAGVREGDVIIGIGDVDVKWSTHEEVVSLIKHARNDLSLKLIQPVEKPTQPSKSMMKSMAKTLPGGRGSTSPTSTTSSSSGVSSAASHSLSNTLAGRSSSSKNNSKSCDRIHAIGRNLPGVRRRDKSLDSHVKYRTDAKSSGKGGRSRDRTITGRLSLAADFFNLSLHSSKDRDRTVDSGTSSQTRSTTAGSRLTWNPFRTKSRERQNSHSHQQSHHHAMMALKTPSTPPVSGEVICKNIIMR; encoded by the exons ATGGCTACGACGGCGACATCGGAGCCGACGTGCAAATACGCCAAATATCAAACCACTAGATCAAGCGCCAGCGCCACAGGATATTTTGATCGTCCCAGG GGCTCGGATCCGAGAGCCGCCACATGCCGGTCGAAACTGCAATCGAAAAGGGCCAAATTGAATCAAGAAATCAACAAAGAACTTCGTTTGAGAGCCGGAGCTGAGAACCTTTTCAA ggcgACGAGCAACAAGAAGCtgcgcgagacggtctcgctCGAGCTGAGCTTCGTCAATTCCAACCTGCAGCTGCTGAAGGAGCAACTGGCCGTTTTGAACAGCTCGGTCGAGGTGTACCAGGGCGATCAGCATGGCGGCCTCAGCCACCACATCCCCATGATTCCGCTGGGCCTCAAAGAAACGAAAGAAGTGCCTTTTCACGATGCCCTGCAC GAGTTTATCGAAGATCATTACAAAGACAAAGCGGACGATTACGTGGAAGCCATTGCCGAGCTGTCCGACTTGCGACAG GCCATGAGGACGCCATCGAGAGATGCCACGGGCATCGGTCTGCTCTACGAGTACTACAATCAGCTCTACTTTTTCGAGCGTCGTTTCTTTTCACCCGAACGCGGCCTCGGCGTCTTTTTCGActg GTTTGATTCTTTGACGGGAGTGCCCAGCGCCCAGCGGACGGTGGCCTTTGAAAAGGCCTGCGTCCTGTTCAACCTGGGGGCCTTGCACACGCAGATCGGGACGCGGCTGGAACGCGGGACGGGCGAAGGGCTCGATGGTTCTGTGGATAACTTTTTACGAGCAGCTGCCGTTTTTCGTTTCATTGTCGACAATTTCACGAACGCACCGTCAATGGACTTGGCCCCGCAAGTGCTCGAGGCTTTCATCCTGCTCATGATT GCCCAAGCTCGCGAGTGTCTTTTCGAGAAACTGTTGTTGAGCTATCGAGGTGACTCTGCTCCTGCCCAGGATATCGACGCCTACCTGGAGCAAGCCCAAGAGGCAGCCGAG TTGTCGGAGTCTTACCATCGCGTCTACGATGCCCTTTCGATCGAATTGGTCAAGGATTACGTGCCCGATTCGTGGATTGCGCTCGTCCAGGTCAAGAGCCAATACTACAAGGCGATGGCTCACCAGCTGGTGGGCTCGGGTCTGGTCGCCGGCATCGACGGCCGTCCGTTGAGCCTCAAGACGAAAGAGACGCTGACATTTATGTACAGCGAAGATGAACGGACGAACGGCGAACCCAATTTCGCCGGCCATTCCACCGGCAAACCGACCAAAGAGAAAGTCAGCACCATCATCGATATCCGAGTACCGAAAAACGATGCCGAACAGCTCCAATTAG GTTTGAGTCATTTGCGCGAATCGGTGCTGTTGCACGAAGAGAGCCTGCGGCTGCAGCGCATGTGCCGTGATTTGAAGAAACGCGACCACCTGTCGACCTTTTTGCGACGCGCTCACGACGCCGCCCTCAGCGCTTACACGCGGGCCCTCGGAGACGATGAGTTCGGCGAAGCTCTAGACCCTCCCCCCATTTTGG cGTCGACGAAATTGCAGCTGTCGTTCGGTCAACCGGATTTCGGTCAGCATCCAGTCGAAGATCTGTTTCGTGGGCTGGGTCCGCTGACTTTGTTCTCTGCAAAGCACAAGTGGAACCCTCCCCGATTGGCCCACCTGCGCAAATTGCACGACCAAGGTTTCGGATTCAGCGTTCGTGGCGACGGACCGATTATCATCGCCGGAGTCGATGGCGGTTCCATTGCTGat TTGGCTGGAGTGAGGGAAGGTGACGTCATCATCGGAATCGGTGATGTGGACGTTAAGTGGTCCACACACGAAGAGGTCGTGTCGCTTATCAAACACGCTCGCAATGACCTCTCTCTCAAACTGATTCAGCCCGTCGAGAAACCAACCCAACCCTCTAAG TCAATGATGAAAAGCATGGCCAAAACGTTGCCGGGCGGCCGTGGATCGACCTCGCCCACGTCGACGACCAGCTCCAGTTCGGGCGTGTCCTCGGCGGCGAGCCACAGTTTGTCGAACACGCTGGCCGGAAGGAGCAGCAGCTCGAAGAATAACAGCAAGAGCTGCGACCGGATACACGCCATCGGGCGTAACCTGCCGGGCGTCAGGCGGCGTGACAAGAGCCTCGATAGCCACGTCAAATACAGGACGGACGCCAAATCTTCCGGCAAAG GGGGAAGAAGTCGAGATAGGACCATCACTGGACGGCTTAGCCTGGCGGCCGATTTCTTTAATTTGAGCCTACACTCGAGCAAAGATCGAGATAGGACTGTCGACAGCGGCACGAGTAGCCAAACACGTTCGACGACGGCCGGAAGCCGGTTGACTTGGAATCCGTTTCGGACCAAGAGCCGCGAGCGCCAGAACAGCCACAGCCACCAGCAGTCGCACCATCACGCCATGATGGCCCTCAAGACGCCCTCTACACCGCCCGTTAGCGGCGAGGTCATCTGCAAGAACATCATTATGCGCTGA